Genomic segment of Vibrio azureus:
TGCGAATTCGTAATCAATTCAGTGTGGTGGGGCGTTATCACATCGATGCGATATACCGCTCAATGCTGGCTTCAGTGGCAGGGGTGCGCAGCGATCAAGTGTACTTTTTGCATGACGCGCCGAGAGGGCCAGGCAGCGCGAATGCCTATCTATTGATGGACGTGGGCCGCACACCAAGCCAACTGTTAAGGCAACTCAATCATTATGTGATGGGCGAAGGCCACCACGGCCATGGCGATGATTTGCTTTGCCTGGCATTACCAGAAACCGAGCATGACATCGAAGTGACCGTGACGGCCAAACCCAATACCTCGTTAGCACGTCAACATCAGTTGTATCGAGAGGTAGAAAATATGATCCGTGCGGCGTTTCGTGAAAGCGATTCCTATCGCCAAGTGACGCGCACTTACCCCAAAAGCACGTTTTCATTCAGTAAATTGACCGAAGAAATTCACACCGAGCTCAATGCGGATTTGCTCAGCCTGAATTTTAACTGCAGCGACATTGTGAGTGCCTTGAGCATTCCGCGTTTGGCCAGCGTCGAGGTGATTGATGGAGGAGCATGATAAGCAAGCGCCCACACTGCCCAGTCGACAAATACCATGGTGGATGGACGGGCAGACGTTAGCGAAAAGCCTCAAAGAGCCGCACTTTCTTGCGGCCGGCTTACAACAATTTTGGGGCAAACTGCGCCGCGTGATGCTCTACCCACTGGCGCAGTTAGATCCGATGACCTGCAGCGAGCGATTGCTTGCGGTGCTGGCGTGGGACCGAGACATTACCCGTTTTTACCAAGAGCCGACGACCCTGTTTCGCAAGCGGGTGAAATACGCGTTCGTGAATGCCCGCGATGCAGGGGAAACGCACGGATTTATTGAGATCTTTAAACGGCTTGGTGTGGGCGTGGTCGAAATTGATGAGCGCACCCCAGAGCGGGATTGGGACATCATCACCATCCGTCTCAGTGACAAACAACTGGCCAATAATCATGATTTATTAGCCACCTTACTGCAGCAATACGGCCGAACGTGCCGACGTTATGAATACCAGGTGATCGACACAACCCCGATGTGCCTCACCGTCTCACCGCTGGATTGGGATCACCAATGCACGGTGGCAACGCTAAAGGAATAAACATGGCCCAGAGCATCATTACTCGTGAATTTGAAGCCTACAAAGCCCAGCAAGACGCGCTTGAGCAGCCTGTCATTTTAGATGAATTCGTCTTGGCGAAGGTGCCAGGACTCGACCCTGATGAGCCGATTGACCGAGATGAAACCCTGCCAGAGCGCGAGCACATTGTGTATGTGGCTGGCGTCACTCAATCTGGCTACGTGAACCCCAACGCGGTGGTGTATTCGCTCATCATGGACACCAGAGTGGGGGATTTTCAGTTTAACTGGGTGGGGCTGCGCAACAAAGAAACGGGCCTGCTTGGGGCCATTCTTCATTT
This window contains:
- a CDS encoding phage tail protein, with product MEEHDKQAPTLPSRQIPWWMDGQTLAKSLKEPHFLAAGLQQFWGKLRRVMLYPLAQLDPMTCSERLLAVLAWDRDITRFYQEPTTLFRKRVKYAFVNARDAGETHGFIEIFKRLGVGVVEIDERTPERDWDIITIRLSDKQLANNHDLLATLLQQYGRTCRRYEYQVIDTTPMCLTVSPLDWDHQCTVATLKE